Within the Silurus meridionalis isolate SWU-2019-XX chromosome 2, ASM1480568v1, whole genome shotgun sequence genome, the region CCGTCACGATTGAACAGGTTTAGTTCCACTTAAAAGAAATCTTAATGCAATGGCATGCTAACACATTCTACATAATTTATAAGTGTCTAATTGTCAGGTGACCAGAAACCTTTGGCgatatatttgaaataataagTATTCAAATAATACTCATTATGAAAAAGAACAAATCTAATGTTACTTGAGTACAATTAAGTATTACCCAATCTGTCAACTTAGCTCTTATTACTACTTAAACCAAACTACAAGGTTCAAGACTCCTCCAGCACCAGGCTTTGCCTACTGACTGGTCCCACAATCTTAAAGTGTGACTGATTTACTTACCATCTTGAGTATTCTTAGGGGCTGGGGGCTTCCGAGTGGCCCAGTTCGTACGAATCTGCCGTCCTCCTAACCACTGGCCGCCCATGTGTACTATGGCATTCTCTGCATCCtaacaataacaaaacaaacaaacaaacaaacaaacaaacaaaaacaaaacaacaggcTTAAAATATGCAGCAGTTTTACATGAAGGAAATTTAAGGGTCTTCTAGCCTTTCATCACTACCTTTTCGAAAAATTTTAAGCTCCtgcctttatttatatatatatatatatatatatatatatatatatatatataaaaacacttaaGGACCTACCTGATAAAAGAATAGCCTTTTTCTGGGAAAACTCTGATTTCCATTATTTGCCCAAAAGGTGAAAATGTCTGTCGCATAAGGTGGTCTGTAATAATACAAGGCacattaaatgataaatatgtcATATCAATGcacaaaatataattaacaGTGGTAACACAATGTCTGGCTTACCCGAGAGCCCTAACTGGATACCACCACAGTATACAGTGCAGTTCTGAGGACTTGACTGGTTCACAACATCTTCATATCTCAGCTGCTTTGGGCTGGCTATGGtttcggggggaaaaaaaataaaataaaaattgttaaatTGAAAAAGTATGGGCAAACATTTCTGTAcacctgaaaaaaaattaatttgtatttttttaatcccaattatttgctgttataataacctctaatGAAAGCTTTTCACAACATTTAAAGTGTAGCTGTAAGGATTTAGCAGCAGGAGCATTCTGCTATACATTCTGCTATATTGAACTGAGCACTCTGAATACATCCCAAAGATGTGCAAAGGCACCGTCACGATTGAACAGGTTTAGTTCCACTTAAAAGAAATCTTAAAGCAATGGCATGCTAACACATTCTACATAATTTATAAGTGTCTAATTGTCAGGTGACCAGAAACCTTTGGCgatatatttgaaataataagTATTCAAATAATACTCATTATGAAAAGAACAAATCTAATGTTACTTGAGTACAATTAAGTATTACCCAATCTGTCAACTTAGCTCTTATTACTACTTAAACCAAACTACAAGGTTCAAGACTCCTCCAGCACCAGGCTTTGCCTACTGACTGGTCCCACAATCTTAAAGTGTGACTGATTTACTTACCATCTTGAGTATTCTTAGGGGCTGGGGGCTTCCGAGTGGCCCAGTTCGTACGAATCTGCCGTCCTCCTAACCACTGGCCGCCCATGTGTACTATGGCATTCTCTGCATCCtaacaataacaaaacaaacaaacaaacaaacaaacaaacaaaaacaaaacaacaggcTTAAAATATGCAGCAGTTTTTACATGAAGGAAATTTAAGGGTCTTCTAGCCTTTCATCACTACCTTTTCGAAAAATTTTAAGCTCCtgcctttatttatatatatatatatatatatatatatatatatataaaatgtatcgtttttttttttttatataaaatgttaataaaaactaGTTTGGACTGAACAATTAAAAGACTAAAGGCTCTAAGGGTCAAACACATTTagttaattaacattttaatgtaataagcattattaaataattgttcAAATTTGAATCAAACTTAAAAGGggtcataataaatataataaacagaaatagaaataaCCTTCACTTTGTGTTCCTGAGCTGGAGCCTTACCAGTTTGTTATAGAAGGACACAAATCCATACCCCTTTGATTTCCCTGTTGTCATATCCTTCACCACACGAGCATCTCTGAAAGAATATGAAAGACCAAAGATGTCAGTTTATTTCCAATTAGCTGGCATGgtaaagaaatgaaaggaaccacacacgcacacagtacTGTGAAGCATTTTTACGGTACCCtacataaacaaattaattaattactttaccaatttatttgcattttctcACTAAACTATGCTATCAAATATTGTCATGCAACTTACAAAACATTGCTTTGTAAAGCTCCTTCTCAGTCAGTGTTTTATTAGAGAGTGATCCTGCTGTTACACACAATGTTTTACACTTAAGTAAAATAAGAAAACCACTACAAACAAATTATTTCTTTACCATGCAGTCCTAATTTCTTTAGCTGTCTCTAATCCTACCAGCAGAGTTATACAGAAAtattaaaagtggaaaaaaaggaattaaacgGCATACATGGCCTGTTaacagatttctttatttttcctggTCAATTCTTTACCACCAATATGGAGTTTGGGAAGCTGCAAATTTTGAAAAATTGACATTTTCAGAATTTTAAGAGAATCAAACTATCAAAACAACTAGGCAAACCACAAAATACAATACTTTTACAGGTTCAAGAAATATTGGAggattgttaaaaaataactaCACTACTTCAGtgttaatacaaaaatattgcagcatataatataaaaaggtaaagagtaaatagaaaaaaatctacatctGAGTTCCCAGTGTGCACAGTTCCTTGCTGTTAGCCTTCAAGCTCCTGTCCAATCCTATGagcatttctgtaaaataacCAGAGTGCTATTAACTAACACTCAAAGCTAAAAAAGaatctgaaaaatgttttattgtaacaattttatatattgaaCTCCTTTAAAAGTGAACAGTCAGATTTTTACTTACCAGTTCTTCTATTTAATCAGGAATGTGTCATGGTGAAGATATTCTTTTTAAGGAACACCTTTAAAACATGGCTCTAGACacagtagtttaaaaaaaaaaaaaagccctaaaAGCCTAACCTTTGTAATACTTTGGGAACTGAGAAACGTGTGGATTTACTAATGGTATGTGCAGTCACGCAATTTAgttctatttacattttaggaaTCCACCCAAACAGTTCACAAGGAAAAAGCATTCAACTGCTTCTTCCTCAACACTGCCTTTTTAATAATTAACTGGtaggtgtatgtatgtgtgataatactatatatatatattatcactATGGTGATAGATCATTTTTGTCTAACGATTCCTTATATTAGATTATCTGAACGACTTCATATAAACCACACAAAGCTTCTGAATACTTACGAGATTTTCCCAAAGGGAGCAAATGCAGCTCTAATATCATCGGTTGTGATCTCAGGACTCAGATCCCCCACAAAAACATGGAAATGATCTGCAAGAACGAAAACGTTATTCTGATACACTAAAACATTGTGTTCTAGCAgcctaaaataaaatacaacaaaataaataggaAATCACATTCTGAAAATGACactcaaatatttttaaataactcATAACAGTTGAACATTCAAATTACATTCATAATGCAGGATACAGTGCTGAATATAAGCTAATATAATAAGGTAATATAAGCTAAACAATTAAAGCCAACTTACTGGATGTGTCTTTCTTCTGACTGCTTGGCGTAGTTGCCCAATTCACCTTGACCTCCTGCAAATCGTTTAGACAAAAAATGTACTCAGTTACAATTATGCAACAGGCAATCTACGTCAGGCCACAGACGAGAAGCACAGATGAACATATACCTTTCCTAGAATCTTCCTTCCGTTCATTGCTGCTAGAGCAGCTGCAGCATCTCTGTGCTCATAGAACTCCACAAAACAATATGGGTCATTGCTTGTGTGCTGCAATATAGAAAATCCAACATTATCCAACTGCAGAGAAGAAACAGCAGGAAAGCACATTGTTATTAATCATACAGGTgatacaaatttacatttattaacaatGTTCATTTTTCCTGGACAAGCCTAGTATGGGTTTATGGATGTTCATTGAGGTCAATAAACTACTACATTACATAGCATATTATATTTGTGGTTTTTAGATTTGTATGCCACTTTTTAATCCCTGGTTCTTTTATTTGCATTCCTAACATGAACAAGTGgagagtttatttctttaagtCAACATACTTTGCTATTTGGATTTAATAGACTAGAAAATGTTACATTAAAAACAGAGCTTTTTCGAGTTTCGGGGagctttatttctaaataaattcgGGGAGTCTACATTTCTATTGAGCAAACGGCAAAGAGAATTCTTACCTCTGTTATCATTTTACAACTTTTACAAGGACCAATCTGGGTGAAGAGCTGAAGGATTAAATTCTCTGTAACATCCCTAGACAGGTTTCCCACATAGCTggaaataaacaacaaacagaaTCCTTGAGAGATCTTTAAACCTCAAAtcacaacacaatcacacacatgcGTAAAGACTCTCGACCCTCCAGGTATAGACAGGAGGAGAAAAGATTATTGCTCTCACACCTAACCCAATaaaggtacttttttttttttttttataatcacataAAATGCATAATTTGTTATGTTGGTGATGCATccaaacatacaaaaatgaagggagaaaggggggggggggggggacaacataatataaataaaatataatcatataaatagAACGGCAAGTATATATATTTCGATTTAAACTATACATCTagtaaattcacacacacacatacatatatgtgaGTGTGGTGTAAATTGTATTGTCCTGGTAATAAAGTAGGAACACAATGAACACTGTATACAGCTGTCTAGGCATTAATTCTTGTTTATTTCGCAAATGTGTTTGTAAGAAAGTTGTAAGAAACTGTACAATTCTCAATGTGTTCATTTTCCGCTtctaaaatacaataataacttTGAGAATTAAAGATCAGCAGTCCGAGGCTGAAACGTCTAGAAGGACACAGATCATTGTTGTGAAAGAGGCCACCGAGGCGATCAGGCCTCCGAAAACCAGCAGCTGTAGACACATCAGACAATAGCTAACATGTAGCCAGGTTAGCTTTACTGCCGACAACACTGGAGCTATTTGATGTTATTCGACGCTAAAAGCGTACAGCTGGGCTAAGTGTTGTAGCTGTGGACACTGATGTTGAGCTAAATCAAGTACAATTCGGcacgagtttttttttaataaacagagaTCTGATGAGAAATTAATGCTGCGTACAGGTTCAGATACTTGCGGCGGGGACAAAACGCTGGCTAACACCCGCCGCTCTGCCGGCTAGCGACGCAACGACAGATAATTCACACTACGCAACCCGGAAAGCTTTAATTCGCTTGGCGATAAcgcattttattctttataaactACTGATATTAATTTCCGCACCGAACTCTAAACAAAACTGCATCGCTATTTTTCACTTCCCCGGGCTGCCCAGATATGGCTACGCTAACGTGTGTGGTATTCTGAGCACTCTGATCCAAGCGCATGGACTGGCATTGTTCAATAAATTACTTACAGGGTTTTTGGGTGGCTCTCGTCTTCCATTCTCAGATATGGTACAAAGTTTAGTGTAACTTATTGATAACCCACCTGTCGTTATAGCTTATGTAAAAGAACACCAAACTGGTAAAGCTAGTTACTTTGCTTATTGTGTAGAAAATGGCGAACCCCGGCCAGCCAGGACTTCAATCAATGCGCATGCGCGAGGGATCACGGGGCTGGACATAGAGCAGACGCAGGGTGAGTTCAAGCGATGAAATGCTGCGCAGATTCTGAAAAGTCGCCGAGCACGAATAAGAGCCAATACCGTTTACTTCACGTGGTGTATTTGATCAAAGACTAATATATTAAAGCCACATGTTGTGTAACTGTCATTGTAGACGGTCTTTAAGATTTTATagattgtatatatttacatgatCTTAATGCGGTGGCTACATGTTATATAAGCATCATTTGCGCAGCATCAGCGTTCCGTTAGGAACCTGCTAATTCCAGGAGCTTCTGGATTTAACCCACAGGAAGAAATTATACCTGAACATCcaagaaattaatattaaatttattgCATTGAATATTATGCAGTAAAACTGTCACTGTTATCACTACTTGTGCCcacttatttctttattttatagtttattttgaGGGTTCAGTTTGCTGCAACGgtgaaaatattatttattttttatcacttctctctgaaataaaacaaagtcaGACAATACAACAGGAGTATTTtagtgtttgttaaaaaaaaagaaacccatgaaaaaaaacaataattgtattttttttttattgtttagcatttggtaataaaaaaaagaataaagctgTATTTAAACCCTACTTTATTTCTAATATCTTTATTTTAGTCTGGGGAACTGGTTTATATACAGATCCCCTCTGTGAATTCACATCCAATTTTGACTGTATAGTGTCACTAAAGGCTTAGTTATAATGCTGACCTGCTCATAGTGGAGCGAGAaatgaacacacaaaaaagctTCATTAAAATTGTCCCACTTTTAATGCCCCATTTAACCTGGACATGTACACCATATAAAGCACAAGATCTCTTTAGAACATGAGTAACACTATTTGAATGATTCTTATAAGATGAGTCATAAAATACAACATATTAAATATACTTCTATAACTTTTATAAGTATATATGCCTATAAAATagtgtaaattgtaaatagCATGTTGGCAAAATTGATTCAAAGAATTAACTTTGCTTatcaaaaatgacaaaattacaaaaaatactaAATCATGTGTTTATTAAGTGTCAGTGTGAGTTATGTTATGCACAATCACCTGTCTGTATGTGACCGCAGATTTTGAATAAGTATACAgtaattaagaataaaaaacgATCAATGACAACAAGATACCTGTTAAATATACGAAGTGGAAATCAGTTCCTACACAATGACATTCTGAAAAGTTGGTGTGGTCATTGTTTTAGGGTGCACtaacattagtgtgtgtgtgtgtgtgtgtgtgtgtgtgtgtgttagtttctTTACGTTTAACTGTTACCAATTCACCCAAGAAAATGCACAAGAcgaaacatttattattacattagtaATAGCAGTAAAattattgctgttattattattattattattattattattattatttatttattaaaatttttttttttcagataatAAAACGGATAattaagagaaataaatgaataagaaatCTCTCCATAAAAGTAAGACATTTTCTATCCCGGGTTAATTATAGCGCTAGAACTTTCTTCAGGAGCGCACTAGTTGATTCGCGAAGCACCGCCTTTTCAGCGCGCGTCACCCGAGAGCTTCTTTAAAGGACCTGAGTGCGCCGTCATGGCTCAATATTCAGGACCGAAGCTATATCAGATTATGAAAACACTGTCTCCTGTTGAAACAATGGCTACCAATGATCCTTTGCCTCCAGGATGGGAGATTAAAATTGACCCTCAGACCGGATGGCCGTTTTTCGTGGATCACAACAATCGCATCACTACGTGGAACGACCCCCGGCACGACAGCAAGCGGGTAAGCGCGATAACCTTCAGCTCCAAAGCGCGGGGGAACATGCAGGAAGTTCAGCTCCAGGCTCGGGGTCTTTCCTCATCTTCATAAGTGCAGTGCGTGGCTGTGAGATGGATGACAGCTTACATTTATTTGGACCAGAGAAATCGTGTCgatcgcttttttttttactgctgcatTAGTCTGCTTATCTAACTTTTACCTGGactccatttttattaaattgcgCAGAAAAAAATATCCATTAAATCAATTGCCGGTTATAGACTTAAATATGGGCTGTGTGGTTGGAGTTGTGGTTCAGTCTCTGGCATGATGAAGTCCAGGCTGCGCGCCGAAAATAGCGCTTCTTCTCATATTCTCCTAACGGATTGATGGGTTCCTAACGCACGGACATATTTTCGTGTTGTGATCTAAGCTTgactgatctgtgtgtgtgtctgtgtgtaagtgtgtgtgtgacgcaCTGCAGTTATTATGTCGCCTAAAGACCCTGAGTGTTTGACCATCTccataatgtttatttaaagccCCAGGAGCTGCGCAGACTGCGGTTTGTGGGTAATATCGCTGGAACTGTGCGGTATCGCACCTCCGAAAGTTTTCCTTACAAGGGATTTGAGACGGATCCACCCTCACATGCTTCAGTGATAGCCAATGGAAGCTAATGCCTTTAGCCAGGGACAAGCCAAGATAGATGGTTCAGCtatcagaataaaataaatgaataaaacacttttttattggGCAGCAAAATCTGATTGAACATTCACAGAGATGGTCTACAAGACCATCTAAAGACCAACTGGGtccaaataatatatattcaaCCTTGGGGGAGGGAGTGTTGCTGTGGAATAACTTGAGCTCATAAACAGTAGAGAACATTCCTTTTACATAGTGAGGTTCAAAACACTTGTGGTACAGACTAGTGCTGGCCAGCTGGTATCTCTCATTAAGAAAGATCAACACTTGCTGTTGTCCAAAGTTAGTGTCACCAAGAATCTGCTGGAAAGACACAGCTGCCAGGAGATAAACTGGGCGCATGGTCATACCAAATAGTCAGAGGACAGAAGGTCACTCATGTTCTGtttcttgtttgcttttttcttctttacttaTTACTCATACGATCAAGACAACTGGTAAGCTTTATATCAAGCCAGGAGCATTCATCTACGGACCTACTATTTTACCTGTCATAGACTTCGACTGTAATATTATTAGGGCAATGTTCCTATTTCTGCTTCCAAGGCTAATGTGCTAGATGATCTGGGGCAGAACCCACCAAGTCACATTGAGTAAGGCAAATCTTTTCTCATCAGGGATCTGTTTTGTGAAGCTCACCCCCTCACCAAGTATATTTTAAGCTACAGTGTCAACCAAACAGCAATCcattgagcacacacacacacacacacacagtgagtcaTGTCGTGTTGGTAAATGTATGGCGAATATTTCTAGTAATACGAACATCTGCAGAACATTTACTGGTATGAGGATTTCTTCTTTAAATATGATCCTGGATCAACCATTTATGGCTTTGGTATTTTTCTGCCCTAGCGATGTTGAAGCTAGAGAAGATCATATTCAGTTGTACAGCCTTTGTTTAGTCAAAGTGTGGTACCACACCCATTAGCCATGAGTTTAATATGTTCTCTTTGGCCACAATGAGGAAATTAatttacaaatacaataaatgtataaaagataAAAACCTTGAAAGCCTATAAAACAGCCATGTACACTACCTCAAGCTGACTGGTTAGAAGGCATTGATTTATTGTGTATAACTGCATGTTTCTGAAGTAGTTCTGGCTACAaggcaaatcacaggtttaaatattattgtgtttattctAATAGGGTATCAGGTCTTTAGTAAAAACCTAGTCATGGGTATGTTTCAAATACTTTGTCtaataatgaattaaagaaCGTATGTAAAGGTAAATGTCCCCCCATATTCAGCAAAGGAAATGAAGGAACAGGAAGTTTTGGCCActatatatggatggatgaaagttTTCCATGCACAAACTGCCACAGCatgctttaaatatattttaaatagtgcTATGGTATAAGAGGATTAAAAGCACTTTGGGGTAGATTACTGTACCCCATGTTTATTCCTTCACCCATGCTTCTGATTGCGAACCCAGAAACAACAAAATTatcataattaatttttttcttgaaagCAATTTCGGGAAGGACTGGAACAGGTTGGCTGTGTGTATATGATCCACAATTTGTAGTAAAACCAGACTGTGAATACTTTAGACAAGCATTTCATAATCTGTATAGCTATTTCACAGAATAGAACTGCTATGCACGTACCATTGCAGTGATATCACACATAGTGTAaggattttgaaatgttttgtttagctGGTTATTTCACATTAATGAATGGAAAATAAGTTGCTGCCTGAGATGTTTTAAACTATGGAGAATATCCTGGATTGAGTACAGAGGTTTTATggacacttttgttttttggaaaaaagaacTCAATGTAGCATaggtgaaaatgtgaaaatatgttgtgacagaaataaacaatagtGTAGTATGTGTGAAATAC harbors:
- the tial1 gene encoding nucleolysin TIAR isoform X6 — encoded protein: MLIGLDRSLKANSKELCTLGTQIDARVVKDMTTGKSKGYGFVSFYNKLDAENAIVHMGGQWLGGRQIRTNWATRKPPAPKNTQDASPKQLRYEDVVNQSSPQNCTVYCGGIQLGLSDHLMRQTFSPFGQIMEIRVFPEKGYSFIRFSSHESAAHAIVSVNGTTIEGHIVKCYWGKESPDMAKTVQPVTEQQVDYGQWGHWNQMYGNPQQYGQYMTNGWQVPSYGMYGQTWNQQGFGVEQSQSPAWVGGFGTQPSQAQPGPVMNQANFGMAGYQTQ
- the tial1 gene encoding nucleolysin TIAR isoform X5 — protein: MILELHLLPLGKSQMLIGLDRSLKANSKELCTLGTQIDARVVKDMTTGKSKGYGFVSFYNKLDAENAIVHMGGQWLGGRQIRTNWATRKPPAPKNTQDASPKQLRYEDVVNQSSPQNCTVYCGGIQLGLSDHLMRQTFSPFGQIMEIRVFPEKGYSFIRFSSHESAAHAIVSVNGTTIEGHIVKCYWGKESPDMAKTVQPVTEQQVDYGQWGHWNQMYGNPQQYGQYMTNGWQVPSYGMYGQTWNQQGFGVEQSQSPAWVGGFGTQPSQAQPGPVMNQANFGMAGYQTQ
- the tial1 gene encoding nucleolysin TIAR isoform X4, whose amino-acid sequence is MITEHTSNDPYCFVEFYEHRDAAAALAAMNGRKILGKEVKVNWATTPSSQKKDTSNHFHVFVGDLSPEITTDDIRAAFAPFGKISDARVVKDMTTGKSKGYGFVSFYNKLDAENAIVHMGGQWLGGRQIRTNWATRKPPAPKNTQDASPKQLRYEDVVNQSSPQNCTVYCGGIQLGLSDHLMRQTFSPFGQIMEIRVFPEKGYSFIRFSSHESAAHAIVSVNGTTIEGHIVKCYWGKESPDMAKTVQPVTEQQVDYGQWGHWNQMYGNPQQYGQYMTNGWQVPSYGMYGQTWNQQGFGVEQSQSPAWVGGFGTQPSQAQPGPVMNQANFGMAGYQTQ
- the tial1 gene encoding nucleolysin TIAR isoform X3; translated protein: MITELDNVGFSILQHTSNDPYCFVEFYEHRDAAAALAAMNGRKILGKEVKVNWATTPSSQKKDTSNHFHVFVGDLSPEITTDDIRAAFAPFGKISDARVVKDMTTGKSKGYGFVSFYNKLDAENAIVHMGGQWLGGRQIRTNWATRKPPAPKNTQDASPKQLRYEDVVNQSSPQNCTVYCGGIQLGLSDHLMRQTFSPFGQIMEIRVFPEKGYSFIRFSSHESAAHAIVSVNGTTIEGHIVKCYWGKESPDMAKTVQPVTEQQVDYGQWGHWNQMYGNPQQYGQYMTNGWQVPSYGMYGQTWNQQGFGVEQSQSPAWVGGFGTQPSQAQPGPVMNQANFGMAGYQTQ
- the tial1 gene encoding nucleolysin TIAR isoform X2, producing MEDESHPKTLYVGNLSRDVTENLILQLFTQIGPCKSCKMITEHTSNDPYCFVEFYEHRDAAAALAAMNGRKILGKEVKVNWATTPSSQKKDTSNHFHVFVGDLSPEITTDDIRAAFAPFGKISDARVVKDMTTGKSKGYGFVSFYNKLDAENAIVHMGGQWLGGRQIRTNWATRKPPAPKNTQDASPKQLRYEDVVNQSSPQNCTVYCGGIQLGLSDHLMRQTFSPFGQIMEIRVFPEKGYSFIRFSSHESAAHAIVSVNGTTIEGHIVKCYWGKESPDMAKTVQPVTEQQVDYGQWGHWNQMYGNPQQYGQYMTNGWQVPSYGMYGQTWNQQGFGVEQSQSPAWVGGFGTQPSQAQPGPVMNQANFGMAGYQTQ
- the tial1 gene encoding nucleolysin TIAR isoform X1 translates to MEDESHPKTLYVGNLSRDVTENLILQLFTQIGPCKSCKMITELDNVGFSILQHTSNDPYCFVEFYEHRDAAAALAAMNGRKILGKEVKVNWATTPSSQKKDTSNHFHVFVGDLSPEITTDDIRAAFAPFGKISDARVVKDMTTGKSKGYGFVSFYNKLDAENAIVHMGGQWLGGRQIRTNWATRKPPAPKNTQDASPKQLRYEDVVNQSSPQNCTVYCGGIQLGLSDHLMRQTFSPFGQIMEIRVFPEKGYSFIRFSSHESAAHAIVSVNGTTIEGHIVKCYWGKESPDMAKTVQPVTEQQVDYGQWGHWNQMYGNPQQYGQYMTNGWQVPSYGMYGQTWNQQGFGVEQSQSPAWVGGFGTQPSQAQPGPVMNQANFGMAGYQTQ